CTGTCATTCAAGGTTTTATGGAAAAAAGACTGGACCGATATGGAGCCTAGCATGGGGATTATAGGAAAAAGGGAGTTTTACGATGATTTCAATTAAAGGTCTATATAAACAGTTCGGTCAATTAGAAGTGTTAAAGGGGATTGACCTTGAAGTGGAGAAGGGGAAAGTGGTGGTTGTCATCGGGCCATCTGGTTCTGGTAAGACGACCATGCTTCGGTGCTTGAATGTGCTCGAAACTCCAACAAAAGGGATCATTTCTATTGAAGATCAAAGTCTCGATTTTTCAAAGGCTGTTTCGAAAAAGAATATCGCTTCCTTTCGACGTTTAACGGGAATGGTGTTTCAAAATTATAATCTTTTTCCTCATAAAACGGCCCTTGAGAATGTGATGGAGGGACCGGTTGTGGTGAAGGGTGAAAGTAAAGATGCTGCCCGTAAAAAGGCCCAGACCCTCTTAGAGAAAGTGGGACTAGGAGATAAAATAGACTACTATCCGGCACAGCTTTCTGGTGGTCAGCAGCAGCGTGTCGGAATAGCCCGGGCGCTTGCCATGGAACCAGAGGTCATGCTGTTTGATGAACCGACATCTGCGCTTGATCCGGAGCTAGTGGGCGAAGTTTTAAAGGTTATGAAGGACCTTGCTAATGAAGGCATGACTATGATTGTTGTTACTCATGAAATGCGCTTTGCTCGTGACGTGGCAGACGAGGTCATCTTTATGGATCAAGGTGTCGTGGTCGAAAGAGACAAGCCAGAAGCCATCTTTACTCAACCGAAAGAAGAACGAACTAGGAAGTTTTTGAATATGATTCAGTAAGGTGCTGTAGCTCGGAGCTATGGCACTTTTTGTTGCGGTAAAAACCTAATATTTGGAAAAATATCCATTAACCTCTGAAAATGAGCCAATCTGGTTCAAAAATGAGCCAATTCCATTAAAAATAGAGCCAATCCAGTCCAAAAATCAGCCAATCCCCCCAAAAAATGAGCCAATCACAAAATCACCAGCAAATATTGTTCAAAGTATCTACTCATACTCCGGCAGGATACTCAATTTCCGTGTTGAAATAATAAGTATTCGGTAAATTTTTGAAGAAAAATGAAACTTTTTCCACATGTAAACGTAAATAAGGTACCTACATAAGAAGGGACTGATGCCTTTGGAACCATTCAGCATTCCTTTAGAAACCATCTATCTGTATGGCCTGATTATTTCAGGTGTGTTAACTGTTTTGTATGTATTGTTTGCAGATGTGTTTCATTTCCATGGAGCAGGAGATGGGGGATTACACTTTCTAAATCCTGTTCTAATTTTTGCTTTTATCACTGTCATGTCGGCAAGCGGCTATTTGTTCGAAAAGCTATCATCCTTACATTATTTATTAATATTAGCTATCTCTGCAGTCGCCGCGTTTATAGTGGTCACGTTATTAAATGTGTTTGTATTAGTACCCTTATCTTCTGCTGAAGAGTCGTTGGTCTATAATGAATCAGATTTACGTGGACGTATTGGTACCGTGATTACAAGCATCCCTGCTGATGGTTTTGGGGAAGTGCTGATAGATAGTATAAGTGGAAGAATTGCGAAACCAGCATCCAGCTTTGACGGAGAGCAAATCCCGTATGGCTCAACTGTGCTTGTCGTGCAGGTGAAAAATGGGGTACTTGAAGTTACCGTCCATCAAGAAATAGAAAGTTTTATTTAGAGGGGGTTTTAAGAAATGGAATTTAGCATTATTTGGGTTGTTATTGGTATTGCCGTACTTATTCTTTTAGCATTAATTGGTGTATTTATTACTAAGTATCGAACAGCCGGACCTGATGAGGCACTTATTGTAACAGGTAGCTTCCTCGGTAACGGAAATGTTCATGTGGACGAATCAGGGAATAAAATTAAAATCATTCGCGGCGGCGGTAGTTTTATTTTACCGGTATTTCAACAGGCAAAACCGCTTAGTCTACTTTCAAGTAAGCTAGAAGTAACCACGCCTGAGGTGTACACAGAACAGGGTGTTCCAGTTATGGCAGACGGCGTTGCGATTATTAAAATTGGTGGATCTATTAGTGAAATCGCAACGGCTGCTGAGCAGTTCCTGGGCAAGCCGAAGGAAGACCGCGAGAATGAAGCAAGGGAAGTCCTTGAAGGACATCTACGTTCTATTCTTGGTTCAATGACGGTAGAAGAAATCTATAAAAACCGCGACAAGTTTTCCCAGGAGGTCCAAAGAGTTGCTTCACAGGACCTGGCGAAAATGGGATTAGTCATTGTTTCGTTTACAATTAAAGATGTTCGTGATAAAAACGGCTACCTTGACTCACTTGGTAAGCCGCGTATTGCGCAAGTAAAAAGGGATGCAGATATTGCTACGGCAGAGGCAGAGAAAGAAACACGGATTAAAAAAGCGGAAGCCTCTAAGGAAGCAAAGCGTTCTGAATTAGAGCGGGCAACAGAAATCGCTGAGGCTGAAAAAACGAATCAGCTGAAAGTTGCTGATTTCCGCCGTGAGCAAGATATAGCCAAAGCCCGCGCCGACCAGGCGTACGATCTTGAAAGTGCACGTTCGAAGCAAGAGGTAATGGAGCAGGAAATGCAAATCAAGATTATCGAAAGACAAAAGCAGATCGAACTCGAAGAGAAAGAAATCCTTCGCCGCGAGCGTCAATATGATTCAGAAGTGAAGAAGAAGGCAGATGCGGACCGTTATTCTGTTGAGCAATCAGCTGCTGCTGACAAAGCGAAGCAAATGGCGGAAGCGGAAGCAAATAAATACCGCATCGAGGCCATGGCAAAAGCAGAAGCTGAAAGAATCCGCCTAGATGGTTTGGCGAAAGCAGAAGCACAAAAAGCTCAAGGTTCTACCGAAGCAGAAATTATCCGCTTAAAAGGTTTGGCAGAAGCGGAAGCCAAGGAAAAAATCGCCGAAGCGTTCGAGCAATTCGGGCAAGCGGCGATCTTGGATATGGTTATTAAAATGCTACCTGAATATGCGAAGCAAGTGGCAGCTCCATTATCTAATATCGATAAAATTACGGTTGTGGATACGGGCGGCGGCTCAGGTGAAAATGGCGGTGCCAATAAAATCACCAGTTATGCAACGAACTTAATGGCTAGCCTTCAGGAATCGTTAAAGGCTTCAAGTGGAATCGATGTGAAAGAATTAATCGAAAACTATTCAGGCAAAGGCAACGTGAGAAGAAGCATAGAGGAATTAACGGATGAAGTGAAAAAGAAGACAGAATAAACAACAAAAACTCCTTATCGAATATGGCGATAAGGAGTTTTTACTTAGAGAATAATCTCAAAAGTTGTCCCTTTATTCGGGCTGCTTGTTACCTCTACGGTGCCCCCGTGGGCTTCAACCAATTGCTTCACAATGGCAAGTCCTAGCCCCGATCCGCCCAAGGCGCGGGTTCGTGACTTGTCCACACGATAGAAGCGTTCAAATATCCTTGGTAAATCTTCCTCTGGTATGCCCTTTCCTTCATCCTGGACCTTGAAATGGACCTTCCCACTCATTCGTTTAACCCCAACCTTAATTTGTGTATAGGGCTCGGAATACTTACGTGCATTATCAATCAGATTCAATATGACCTGTTCAAAACGGATGGGGTCAATTAATAAATATAGGTCATCCGTACATTCCAGATCTAGATCCAAATGCTGCTCCTTTAAAGCTGGAGAAACTTTTTCTATGATTCCTTGAAAATAAGGGCGCAAATGAACCTCCTCTTTTTCGATAGAAAATGTATTTTCGTCCATTTTCGCCAAATGAAACAGGTCTATCACCAATTTGGCTAACTTCTGTGATTCTTCATGGATGATAACTAGATAGTGTTCCTTATCCTTTTCGTCCGTTTCCTTACGTCGGGCGATGTCAGCATACCCCTTAATATAGGTTAACGGTGTTCGCAGTTCGTGAGAGATACTTGCCAGGAATTCATTTCGTTCATTCTTTAAACTTTCTAAATCACTAGCTAAGACTTTAATTGATTCTCCCAATTCTCCAATTTCATCCTTCCCTAGCTTCGGTAAAGAGACGCTAAGGTCACCTTTACTGATTCGTTTGGTTGCTTCACTCATTTTAATAAGCGGGTTTGTGACCACCCTGGTTAAAAACACGATGATAATCATCATAAAGAGAAGAGAAAGCAGTCCTGCGAACAGAAAATGTTGGTTCAGTCCGGCAATTAAGTCTTTTATCTTTTGTGTATTTTGAAACATATAGACATAGCCATCAGTCTTTTTATCAACCACGACAGGACTGATAGAAGCAATATACGTCGCCTTTTTCCAATCATCTTCTAAGATGAGTCCTTCATGTGGAATCTTCTTCGGTGTTCGTTGAAGAATATGCTTCATTTCATCTGTCACCTTATTGGATGACATATAAATTGATCCATCTGGTTTTGTTAAAATCACCTGTGTATCGGTCCGTGCTTCCATCATGGCAATATGTCTAATCGTTTCTTCATGGAACGATGCCTCTAAAACCTCACGATGATTATTCCCCCTGGTCTGGAGTGCAGACAACTCCTCATGCACGCGGGAATGAATGATATTGTTATGCAAAAAGAACATGGATATCGTTTCTAACAGGAAAATAGTTAAGAAGAAAAGTAAGCCTATTTTAAAGGATATTTTATTCATTTCAGTCAGCTCCTCACTCCCTAAGAATACTACAACTTCAAAAAGGAAAACCGCTCATTTTGTAGCTATTTTTCTAAAATTGAAGATGTTTTGACTAAGTTGTAACGAATTTG
The window above is part of the Bacillus sp. SORGH_AS_0510 genome. Proteins encoded here:
- a CDS encoding NfeD family protein translates to MEPFSIPLETIYLYGLIISGVLTVLYVLFADVFHFHGAGDGGLHFLNPVLIFAFITVMSASGYLFEKLSSLHYLLILAISAVAAFIVVTLLNVFVLVPLSSAEESLVYNESDLRGRIGTVITSIPADGFGEVLIDSISGRIAKPASSFDGEQIPYGSTVLVVQVKNGVLEVTVHQEIESFI
- a CDS encoding flotillin family protein, yielding MEFSIIWVVIGIAVLILLALIGVFITKYRTAGPDEALIVTGSFLGNGNVHVDESGNKIKIIRGGGSFILPVFQQAKPLSLLSSKLEVTTPEVYTEQGVPVMADGVAIIKIGGSISEIATAAEQFLGKPKEDRENEAREVLEGHLRSILGSMTVEEIYKNRDKFSQEVQRVASQDLAKMGLVIVSFTIKDVRDKNGYLDSLGKPRIAQVKRDADIATAEAEKETRIKKAEASKEAKRSELERATEIAEAEKTNQLKVADFRREQDIAKARADQAYDLESARSKQEVMEQEMQIKIIERQKQIELEEKEILRRERQYDSEVKKKADADRYSVEQSAAADKAKQMAEAEANKYRIEAMAKAEAERIRLDGLAKAEAQKAQGSTEAEIIRLKGLAEAEAKEKIAEAFEQFGQAAILDMVIKMLPEYAKQVAAPLSNIDKITVVDTGGGSGENGGANKITSYATNLMASLQESLKASSGIDVKELIENYSGKGNVRRSIEELTDEVKKKTE
- a CDS encoding cell wall metabolism sensor histidine kinase WalK, with protein sequence MNKISFKIGLLFFLTIFLLETISMFFLHNNIIHSRVHEELSALQTRGNNHREVLEASFHEETIRHIAMMEARTDTQVILTKPDGSIYMSSNKVTDEMKHILQRTPKKIPHEGLILEDDWKKATYIASISPVVVDKKTDGYVYMFQNTQKIKDLIAGLNQHFLFAGLLSLLFMMIIIVFLTRVVTNPLIKMSEATKRISKGDLSVSLPKLGKDEIGELGESIKVLASDLESLKNERNEFLASISHELRTPLTYIKGYADIARRKETDEKDKEHYLVIIHEESQKLAKLVIDLFHLAKMDENTFSIEKEEVHLRPYFQGIIEKVSPALKEQHLDLDLECTDDLYLLIDPIRFEQVILNLIDNARKYSEPYTQIKVGVKRMSGKVHFKVQDEGKGIPEEDLPRIFERFYRVDKSRTRALGGSGLGLAIVKQLVEAHGGTVEVTSSPNKGTTFEIIL
- a CDS encoding amino acid ABC transporter ATP-binding protein; this translates as MISIKGLYKQFGQLEVLKGIDLEVEKGKVVVVIGPSGSGKTTMLRCLNVLETPTKGIISIEDQSLDFSKAVSKKNIASFRRLTGMVFQNYNLFPHKTALENVMEGPVVVKGESKDAARKKAQTLLEKVGLGDKIDYYPAQLSGGQQQRVGIARALAMEPEVMLFDEPTSALDPELVGEVLKVMKDLANEGMTMIVVTHEMRFARDVADEVIFMDQGVVVERDKPEAIFTQPKEERTRKFLNMIQ